GTTGGACCGGAGCGCTACGGCCGAGCCGTTCAAGCCGCTCGGCGCAGGGGGGCGCCCGCGGCGCGTGCTCTCACGCGCCGCAGCGGACCGAGCCGTAGCGGCTTCGGCGAGGCCGTCTTTTCCGGCGGAGGACCGACGGCCCCCAAATCGCCCCTCTATGAGCTCATCTTGATCGCAAATTGGTATCAGTCCTCGGCGAACACCAGACAGGTGTTCTTGAGGCGCTTCTTGCCGTGGGCCACGATCTCGTCCTCGGTCATGGTCTTCTTGAGCTCGTCCCAGTAGTTGACCGAGGCCCCGATCCGGATCATCGACACCAGGCGCACGGCATCGGTGATCAGCTCCACCATGTGGGCGCAGCCCCGGGGCCCGCCGAGCCGGCGGCTGATCTCCTTGACGATGCCCCGGCCGATCGTGAGCCCCTCCAGCCGCCGCACCCCCTCGGCGCCGGCGTGGCACCGGTTCAGGGGGGCCTTGGTCATGTTGGCCCGGGCCTCCTCGATCAGCCCGTCGGACAGCCGGACCCGCAGCTCCAGGTGGAACGAGTGCTCCAGGTCCAGCAGGGTGCTGGTGACCAGCAGGTGGTCCTCGTCCACCTGCTTCACGTTGGAGTGGATCGAACGCTGGAAGATGTCCATGGCTACCTAGAAGCTCGGCGGGGTCACGACCCAGATGGCCCGCATCACGTCCGGGCCGGGGTTTCGCCACCGGTGGGGGATCGACGAGGTGAAGTAGATCGAGTCGCCGGGCTCCATGCGGTACTCCCGGCCCCCCAGCTCGAACACCAGGGTGCCCTCGAGCACCGTGCCGAACTCCTCGCCCTCGTGGGTGTACTCGCCCTCGCTCTCGCCTCCCGGCAGCAGGGTGAAGAAGATCACCTCCATCTTCCGGTTCGGCACCTTGGATGCCCCGAACTCGAAGATGACCTTGTCCTTTACCACCTCGTAGGGCACCCGGTCGGCCTTCTTGAGAAAGTAGACCTGCTCGTCCCGGTTGTCGGCGAACATCTCGCCGATGCTTACCCCGAGGGCCTGGGTGATCTTCTTCAGGCTGGCGATCGAGGGGGAGTTCTTGTCGTTCTCGATCTGGGAGAGGAAGCTTTTGGAGAACCCCGTTCGTCTAGCGAGCTCCTCCAGGCTGAATCCTCGGGCCCTGCGGGCCTGCTTGAGTCGTTTCCCGAGCATGGGCGTCGTCTCCAACCGCGGTTTTGCAGCCCCAACCCAGTTCTTGTAAACGAAAGTGCGCTACAGGTCAACCACGCCTTGACTCGCCCCCCCGCCCGTGGGAGCATAAACCCCCTTGCGCGCCCGTAGCTCAGCCGGATAGAGCGCCGGACTTCGAATCCGTAGGTCGGGGGTTCGAATCCCTCCGGGCGTGCCATTCGAAAGGAATCGCCGCTTCCGCAGGGGAGCGGCGTCGTCGTTTGGGCGGGCAGCGAAGCCGGGGGGAAGGGGCACGCTCGGAGGATGAGACCCCCCGATGGGGTTCGACGATTCCGCAGGAGAGCGGAATCGGACGATCCCGAAGGGATCGCCCGAAGGGCGAGGCTCAGGGAGGGGCCGAGTCCATCCCGGAGGGCGTGCCATTCGAAAGGAATCGCCGTTTCCGCAGGGGAGCGGCGTCGTCGTTTGGGCGGGCAGCGAAGCCGGGGGGAAGGGGCACGCTCGGAGGGTGAGAACCCCCGATGGGGTTCGACGATTCCGCAGGAGAGCGGAATCGGACGCGCCGAAGGCGCGCCCGAAGGGTGAGGCCCAAGGAGGGGCCGAGTCCATCCCGAAGGGCGGAGCCTCGGGAGGCTCGTAGCCAACTAACCTTTTTGAGGCGGGTGGGAAACTCTTGCGGACCCGGGGGAGGGGTTGTCCTCTGCAGGGAGGCGGATGCAAAGATTTTTGGTGGACATGAAAGGCGGGATGCGTATATTTTAGATAATCATCGCATTGGCCGAAAAGGAATATGGAGAGCATACCCGCCAAGCCTCTGCCCCTTCAGGGGATACGCTCACTTTTGGCGGGTTTTTG
This is a stretch of genomic DNA from Deferrisoma camini S3R1. It encodes these proteins:
- a CDS encoding DUF2889 domain-containing protein, translating into MDIFQRSIHSNVKQVDEDHLLVTSTLLDLEHSFHLELRVRLSDGLIEEARANMTKAPLNRCHAGAEGVRRLEGLTIGRGIVKEISRRLGGPRGCAHMVELITDAVRLVSMIRIGASVNYWDELKKTMTEDEIVAHGKKRLKNTCLVFAED
- a CDS encoding cupin domain-containing protein encodes the protein MLGKRLKQARRARGFSLEELARRTGFSKSFLSQIENDKNSPSIASLKKITQALGVSIGEMFADNRDEQVYFLKKADRVPYEVVKDKVIFEFGASKVPNRKMEVIFFTLLPGGESEGEYTHEGEEFGTVLEGTLVFELGGREYRMEPGDSIYFTSSIPHRWRNPGPDVMRAIWVVTPPSF